The following proteins are co-located in the Vigna angularis cultivar LongXiaoDou No.4 chromosome 2, ASM1680809v1, whole genome shotgun sequence genome:
- the LOC108329395 gene encoding diphthine--ammonia ligase isoform X1: MKVVALVSGGKDSCYAMMKAIHYGHEIVALANLMPLDDSVDELDSYMYQTVGHQIIVRYAECMGLPLFRRRIQGSSRHQELGYKETQGDEVEDLFTLLREVKRKIPSVTAVSSGAIASDYQRLRVESVCSRLGLVSLAYLWKQDQSLLLQEMITSGIVAVTVKVAAMGLDPAKHLGKELAFLTAYLHKLKELYGINVCGEGGEYETLTLDCPLFFNARIVLDEHQVVMHSSDAIAPVGILHPLAFHLENKADVQHLKSQDNLHDICTQKLGSVYEVHDSLEGCEATYKPLDYRADTMDDIEHKFNISRTNNKGTFSLSFWLQDSCNGLQEDLRIVLGKIESQLLGLGFGWENVLYIHLYIDDMNKFSEANETYVNFIRHEKCPFGVPSRSTVQVPLIESGFSSAYIEVLVSNNKSKKVLHVQSISCWAPSCIGPYSQATLHEGILHMAGQLGLDPPTMNLCQGGPDVELEQALKNSEAVAKCYNCSVSTSAIVFVIYCSKRVSSSERLNIQEKQETILRQMKISHLQEADTYKELDPLFLYVLVPDLPKRACVEVKPILYVEDGTDTVPEALTERSRSETPSHYWGFQPENWHDSCIQKCVVSGKICAIILNITSELATKICFDSQPTDNVNNGQYSLPKAYMEKISKFCIYLLDKVMTDNDFTWEDIMSLRFYIRESLQMSAQLLQPMFCNALFELSEMSHNNFKNGEEPIFNIVPVIGAGKSASSMDDVVTCELLARKY, translated from the exons ATGAAGGTGGTGGCGCTAGTTAGCGGCGGCAAAGACAGTTGCTATGCCATGATGAAAGCTATTCACTATGGCCAcgag ATTGTTGCATTGGCCAATTTGATGCCGCTTGATGATTCTGTGGACGAGCTCGATAGTTACATGTACCAAACT GTTGGACATCAAATTATTGTCAGGTATGCTGAATGCATGGGATTGCCATTGTTCAGGAGGCGAATACAAGGCTCCTCAAG GCATCAGGAGCTTGGTTACAAAGAAACTCAAGGTGATGAAGTCGAAGACCTGTTCACTTTGTTACGTGAAGTGAAAAGGAAGATACCCTCAGTTACTGCAGTGTCTTCTGGAGCCATTGCATCTGACTATCAGAGATTGCGGGTGGAAAGTGTTTGTTCAAGGTTAGGCCTTGTTTCTTTGGCATACTTATGGAAACAAGATCAGTCATTGCTTCTCCAGGAAATG ATTACAAGTGGAATTGTAGCTGTAACCGTGAAG GTAGCTGCCATGGGTTTGGATCCTGCAAAGCACTTGGGTAAAGAATTAGCCTTCTTAACTGCTTATTTACATAAATTGAAAGA ATTATATGGAATCAATGTTTGTGGTGAAGGAGGGGAATATGAAACATTAACTCTTGATTGTCCTCTCTTCTTT AATGCTCGCATTGTGCTTGATGAACATCAAGTTGTGATGCACTCTTCCGATGCCATAGCTCCTGTTGGAATCCTTCATCCCTTGGCATTTCATTTGGAAAATAAAGCTGATGTTCAGCATTTAAAATCGCAAGACAACTTACATGACATTTGTACACAGAAACTAGGATCTGTGTATGAAGTACACGACAGTCTAGAAGGATGTGAGGCCACATACAAGCCTCTAGATTATAGAGCCGACACAATGGATGACATAGAACATAAATTTAACATCTCAAGAACAAATAACAAGGGCACATTCTCTTTAAGTTTCTGGTTGCAAGATTCATGCAATG GTTTGCAAGAAGACTTGAGGATTGTCTTAGGGAAAATTGAATCACAGTTATTGGGCCTTGGTTTTGGATGGGAAAATGTCCTCTATATTCACCTTTATATTGATGACATGAATAAGTTCTCTGAGGCAAATGAGACGtatgtaaattttataagaCATGAGAAATGTCCATTTGGCGTTCCGTCTCGTAGTACTGTTCAAGTGCCGCTTATAGAATCAGGTTTCAGCAGCGCATACATAGAAGTTCTAGTATCaaacaataaaagtaaaaaggttTTGCATGTGCAGAGTATTTCCTGTTGGGCACCTAGTTGCATTGGGCCATACAGCCAG GCAACCTTGCATGAGGGTATACTTCACATGGCTGGTCAATTAGGGCTTGATCCTCCTACAATGAATCTTTGCCAGGGAGGCCCTGATGTTGAACTGGAACAAGCACTAAAAAACAGTGAAGCGGTGGCAAAATGCTATAATTGTTCAGTATCAACTTCTgcaattgtttttgttatttattgttCTAAACGTGTTTCATCATCAGAGAGACTCAATATTCAGGAGAAACAAGAAACAATTCTTAGGCAGATGAAGATCTCCCATCTGCAGGAAGCAGACACCTACAAAGAATTGGATCCCTTGTTCCTATATGTTCTTGTTCCTGATCTACCTAAAAG AGCATGCGTAGAAGTAAAGCCTATTCTTTATGTTGAGGATGGAACAGATACAGTACCTGAGGCATTAACAGAAAGATCTAGATCAGAGACACCATCACATTATTGGGGTTTCCAGCCAGAAAATTGGCATGATTCTTGCATTCAGAAATGCGTGGTTTCTGGAAAGATATGTGCCATTATACTGAATATTACAAGTGAGCTGGCAACGAAGATATGTTTTGATTCCCAGCCTACTGATAATGTGAATAATGGTCAATATTCTCTTCCTAAGGCATATATGGAGAAGATATCAAAGTTCTGCATTTATCTTCTGGACAAAGTTATGACTGATAATGACTTCACCTGGGAAGATATAATG AGTTTGAGGTTCTACATCCGGGAAAGCCTTCAAATGTCAGCGCAGCTATTACAACCTATGTTCTGCAATGCACTTTTTGAACTTTCGGAAATGAGTCACAATAACTTCAAAAATGGAGAGGAGCCAATCTTCAACATAGTTCCTGTCATAGGTGCTGGGAAATCTGCCTCATCCATGGACGATGTAGTAACCTGCGAATTATTGGCTCGGAAATACTGA
- the LOC108329395 gene encoding uncharacterized protein LOC108329395 isoform X2 has product MKVVALVSGGKDSCYAMMKAIHYGHEIVALANLMPLDDSVDELDSYMYQTVGHQIIVRYAECMGLPLFRRRIQGSSRHQELGYKETQGDEVEDLFTLLREVKRKIPSVTAVSSGAIASDYQRLRVESVCSRLGLVSLAYLWKQDQSLLLQEMITSGIVAVTVKVAAMGLDPAKHLGLQEDLRIVLGKIESQLLGLGFGWENVLYIHLYIDDMNKFSEANETYVNFIRHEKCPFGVPSRSTVQVPLIESGFSSAYIEVLVSNNKSKKVLHVQSISCWAPSCIGPYSQATLHEGILHMAGQLGLDPPTMNLCQGGPDVELEQALKNSEAVAKCYNCSVSTSAIVFVIYCSKRVSSSERLNIQEKQETILRQMKISHLQEADTYKELDPLFLYVLVPDLPKRACVEVKPILYVEDGTDTVPEALTERSRSETPSHYWGFQPENWHDSCIQKCVVSGKICAIILNITSELATKICFDSQPTDNVNNGQYSLPKAYMEKISKFCIYLLDKVMTDNDFTWEDIMSLRFYIRESLQMSAQLLQPMFCNALFELSEMSHNNFKNGEEPIFNIVPVIGAGKSASSMDDVVTCELLARKY; this is encoded by the exons ATGAAGGTGGTGGCGCTAGTTAGCGGCGGCAAAGACAGTTGCTATGCCATGATGAAAGCTATTCACTATGGCCAcgag ATTGTTGCATTGGCCAATTTGATGCCGCTTGATGATTCTGTGGACGAGCTCGATAGTTACATGTACCAAACT GTTGGACATCAAATTATTGTCAGGTATGCTGAATGCATGGGATTGCCATTGTTCAGGAGGCGAATACAAGGCTCCTCAAG GCATCAGGAGCTTGGTTACAAAGAAACTCAAGGTGATGAAGTCGAAGACCTGTTCACTTTGTTACGTGAAGTGAAAAGGAAGATACCCTCAGTTACTGCAGTGTCTTCTGGAGCCATTGCATCTGACTATCAGAGATTGCGGGTGGAAAGTGTTTGTTCAAGGTTAGGCCTTGTTTCTTTGGCATACTTATGGAAACAAGATCAGTCATTGCTTCTCCAGGAAATG ATTACAAGTGGAATTGTAGCTGTAACCGTGAAG GTAGCTGCCATGGGTTTGGATCCTGCAAAGCACTTGG GTTTGCAAGAAGACTTGAGGATTGTCTTAGGGAAAATTGAATCACAGTTATTGGGCCTTGGTTTTGGATGGGAAAATGTCCTCTATATTCACCTTTATATTGATGACATGAATAAGTTCTCTGAGGCAAATGAGACGtatgtaaattttataagaCATGAGAAATGTCCATTTGGCGTTCCGTCTCGTAGTACTGTTCAAGTGCCGCTTATAGAATCAGGTTTCAGCAGCGCATACATAGAAGTTCTAGTATCaaacaataaaagtaaaaaggttTTGCATGTGCAGAGTATTTCCTGTTGGGCACCTAGTTGCATTGGGCCATACAGCCAG GCAACCTTGCATGAGGGTATACTTCACATGGCTGGTCAATTAGGGCTTGATCCTCCTACAATGAATCTTTGCCAGGGAGGCCCTGATGTTGAACTGGAACAAGCACTAAAAAACAGTGAAGCGGTGGCAAAATGCTATAATTGTTCAGTATCAACTTCTgcaattgtttttgttatttattgttCTAAACGTGTTTCATCATCAGAGAGACTCAATATTCAGGAGAAACAAGAAACAATTCTTAGGCAGATGAAGATCTCCCATCTGCAGGAAGCAGACACCTACAAAGAATTGGATCCCTTGTTCCTATATGTTCTTGTTCCTGATCTACCTAAAAG AGCATGCGTAGAAGTAAAGCCTATTCTTTATGTTGAGGATGGAACAGATACAGTACCTGAGGCATTAACAGAAAGATCTAGATCAGAGACACCATCACATTATTGGGGTTTCCAGCCAGAAAATTGGCATGATTCTTGCATTCAGAAATGCGTGGTTTCTGGAAAGATATGTGCCATTATACTGAATATTACAAGTGAGCTGGCAACGAAGATATGTTTTGATTCCCAGCCTACTGATAATGTGAATAATGGTCAATATTCTCTTCCTAAGGCATATATGGAGAAGATATCAAAGTTCTGCATTTATCTTCTGGACAAAGTTATGACTGATAATGACTTCACCTGGGAAGATATAATG AGTTTGAGGTTCTACATCCGGGAAAGCCTTCAAATGTCAGCGCAGCTATTACAACCTATGTTCTGCAATGCACTTTTTGAACTTTCGGAAATGAGTCACAATAACTTCAAAAATGGAGAGGAGCCAATCTTCAACATAGTTCCTGTCATAGGTGCTGGGAAATCTGCCTCATCCATGGACGATGTAGTAACCTGCGAATTATTGGCTCGGAAATACTGA